One genomic segment of Spiroplasma endosymbiont of Poecilobothrus nobilitatus includes these proteins:
- a CDS encoding AAA domain-containing protein, whose translation MKKNILTILSEYKKRLLNDKTVGDIFLTKINTKSKNIFNFLDLLFLSNQDPEKVWKDINKKENLIITKLSGETIMEIFCYVGGIINKSKNDAEFASHLKQHAFNKYPILHYSKILEFIFTLFVKKDGKKVSEESLLNLEKIISEETTKIFNKFTRILQDAKLYYFERNINPLYIGWPYIEGLTQSQKVFRAPLLLWPLNELSRTKNKIVLATKHDEILLNSAIRLSQIKDSNYNVAEFSFDSLTLTDDIFQKAINDLKKLGFKIKNEDKINHLYNLNYYKQNEQLCSNIVDNFDKYLTNNYQVNNLGLVFDCYLGMYNISSTTLYRDYCDLEKVSDHSVSQIFQNEYNIEEDWAENQLRYQEELNERTVMAINNYDISQKVAIKKALEKNTIIQGPPGTGKSQTISNLIVNNLCRGERVLFCAEKQDAIKVVYNNMKKIQNYCLMITNLEEKESFYQKILDSINNINQLYPEVESAMYLTKMDQLFDNIKKYKIFARQNTYQDYLQFLNNVKDHPLSLDFELLSQFYYFELEYEDYCRHCHRIYQNTMIVQKFLALFNDFPHFAEIYHRFRAKEFKKMLKKAEGLKPRKFLALIFNVLKNNIVSYTINSVDENKFNLFKIEEAALIDALTMEFKNIDYFVNRLELIDQNDRLRHEDKNYNLYAYLGTVVKTEADMPLIYQHYFVHCYQTEHAELLKVGTLNWREELTKLSNQSMVNTTEYLTYLYHQQIRDVIKANFIETLPKIIEECRKKTKRSITYFFKNNYELIKILFFVIMVTPDIASQLLPLNHQEFDQLIFDEASQIFVERAIPIIYRAERILVAGDKKQLGPTNFFSSRFDYDGLEQNEELLALETTLTDNSLLDFASKQYNSSMLRFHYRSKYSELINFSNAAFYDNNLIMISNKTKKDFPLKLIDVPDGVWKNRGNIPEAKRIVMLLKEIIITRKQQETIGVVTFNEVQKNLIWQYLTEEFEKKPALEQELHRMHNGRNEGLFVKNLENIQGDERDIIIFSIGFARDENNKFAQFFGPLSQSGGENRLNVAITRAKEKIYIVKSFPSALISEDSKHPGPRYFKYYLEYVEQLNRGKDQEDKVLAKLTTAKSYDQEQQISKINRQFTTEVAAALTAVLSGYERYQIATYTVQGTYQIDVTVYDQKKDHYVLGIICDDLTYPIGVEQKEYDFYRQKYLVDRGWKIEAILHSNWLFKNYQADIINRIVQKIIGK comes from the coding sequence ATGAAAAAAAATATTCTAACGATTTTAAGTGAGTACAAAAAACGACTATTAAATGATAAAACGGTGGGAGACATTTTTTTAACCAAAATTAACACAAAAAGTAAAAATATTTTTAATTTCTTAGACTTATTATTTTTATCAAACCAAGACCCAGAAAAAGTTTGAAAAGATATTAATAAGAAAGAAAATCTTATTATTACTAAATTATCTGGAGAAACAATTATGGAAATTTTTTGTTACGTTGGAGGAATTATTAACAAAAGTAAAAATGATGCAGAATTTGCTTCACACTTAAAGCAACATGCATTTAATAAGTATCCCATTTTGCATTATTCAAAAATTCTTGAATTTATTTTTACATTGTTTGTTAAGAAGGATGGGAAAAAAGTTAGTGAAGAAAGTTTATTAAACTTAGAAAAAATTATTAGTGAAGAAACAACAAAAATTTTTAATAAATTTACTCGAATTTTGCAAGATGCTAAATTATATTACTTTGAACGAAACATTAATCCATTATATATTGGTTGACCATACATTGAAGGGCTAACACAATCACAAAAAGTTTTTCGTGCACCATTATTATTGTGACCACTTAATGAACTTAGTCGCACAAAAAATAAAATTGTTTTAGCAACGAAACATGATGAAATTTTATTAAATTCAGCAATTCGTTTAAGTCAAATTAAAGATAGTAATTATAATGTTGCAGAATTTAGTTTTGATTCCCTAACTTTAACGGATGATATTTTTCAAAAAGCAATTAATGATTTAAAAAAATTAGGATTTAAGATTAAAAATGAAGATAAAATAAATCATTTATACAATTTAAATTACTACAAACAAAACGAGCAATTATGTTCTAATATTGTTGATAACTTTGATAAATATTTAACCAATAATTATCAAGTTAATAATTTAGGATTAGTATTTGATTGTTATCTTGGAATGTATAATATTTCATCAACAACATTATATCGCGATTATTGTGATTTAGAGAAAGTTTCTGATCATTCTGTTAGTCAAATTTTTCAAAATGAATATAATATTGAAGAGGATTGAGCAGAAAACCAACTACGATATCAAGAAGAATTAAATGAAAGAACAGTAATGGCAATTAACAATTATGATATTTCCCAAAAAGTGGCCATTAAGAAAGCATTAGAAAAAAATACAATTATTCAAGGACCACCTGGAACAGGAAAATCTCAAACAATTAGTAATTTAATTGTTAATAATTTATGCCGTGGAGAACGAGTTCTATTTTGCGCGGAAAAACAAGATGCAATTAAAGTTGTTTATAATAATATGAAAAAAATTCAAAATTATTGTTTAATGATTACTAACTTAGAAGAAAAAGAGAGTTTTTATCAAAAAATTTTAGATAGTATTAATAATATTAATCAATTATATCCAGAAGTAGAAAGTGCAATGTATCTAACTAAAATGGATCAGTTATTTGATAATATTAAGAAATATAAAATTTTTGCGCGCCAAAATACTTATCAAGATTATTTACAATTTTTAAATAATGTTAAGGACCATCCACTATCATTAGATTTTGAATTATTAAGTCAATTTTATTATTTTGAATTAGAATATGAGGATTATTGTCGTCATTGTCATCGAATTTATCAAAATACAATGATAGTTCAAAAATTTTTAGCATTGTTTAATGATTTTCCGCATTTTGCAGAAATTTATCATCGTTTTCGAGCAAAAGAATTTAAAAAAATGTTAAAAAAAGCAGAAGGTTTAAAACCGCGTAAATTTTTAGCTTTAATATTTAATGTATTAAAAAATAATATTGTTAGTTATACGATTAATAGTGTTGATGAAAATAAATTTAATTTATTTAAAATTGAGGAAGCAGCTTTAATTGATGCATTAACAATGGAATTTAAAAATATTGATTATTTTGTTAATCGTTTAGAATTGATTGACCAAAATGATCGTCTTCGTCATGAAGACAAAAATTATAACTTATATGCTTACTTAGGAACTGTTGTTAAAACTGAAGCAGATATGCCATTAATTTATCAACATTATTTTGTTCATTGTTATCAAACAGAACATGCTGAGTTATTAAAAGTTGGAACTTTAAATTGACGAGAAGAACTAACTAAATTAAGCAATCAATCAATGGTTAATACAACGGAATATTTAACTTATTTATACCATCAACAAATCCGGGATGTTATTAAAGCAAATTTTATTGAAACATTGCCTAAAATTATTGAAGAATGTCGAAAGAAAACAAAACGGTCAATTACTTATTTTTTTAAAAATAATTATGAATTAATTAAAATTTTATTTTTTGTTATTATGGTAACCCCAGATATTGCCTCGCAATTATTACCATTAAATCATCAAGAGTTTGACCAATTAATTTTTGATGAAGCATCACAAATTTTTGTTGAGCGAGCAATTCCAATTATTTATCGGGCAGAACGAATTTTAGTTGCTGGGGATAAAAAACAATTAGGACCAACAAATTTCTTTTCATCACGGTTTGATTATGATGGGTTAGAACAAAACGAAGAATTATTAGCCCTTGAAACAACCTTAACTGATAATAGTTTACTTGACTTTGCTAGTAAGCAATATAATTCTAGTATGTTACGGTTCCATTACCGGTCAAAGTATAGTGAGTTAATTAATTTTTCAAATGCCGCTTTCTATGATAATAATTTAATTATGATTTCAAATAAGACAAAAAAAGATTTTCCGTTAAAATTAATTGATGTTCCCGATGGGGTATGAAAAAACCGTGGTAATATTCCTGAAGCAAAACGTATTGTTATGTTACTAAAAGAAATTATTATAACTCGAAAACAACAAGAAACAATAGGGGTTGTTACTTTTAATGAAGTGCAAAAAAACTTAATTTGACAATATTTAACTGAGGAATTTGAAAAAAAACCAGCATTAGAACAAGAATTACATCGAATGCATAATGGACGTAATGAAGGATTATTTGTTAAAAATCTTGAAAATATTCAAGGTGATGAACGCGATATTATTATTTTTTCAATTGGTTTTGCCCGGGATGAAAATAATAAATTTGCGCAATTTTTTGGTCCTTTATCGCAATCAGGCGGTGAGAATCGCTTAAATGTGGCAATTACGCGGGCTAAAGAAAAAATTTATATTGTTAAGTCATTTCCATCAGCATTAATTTCAGAAGATTCAAAACATCCTGGCCCACGGTACTTTAAATATTATTTAGAGTATGTTGAACAATTAAACCGTGGTAAAGATCAAGAAGACAAAGTATTAGCAAAGTTAACAACAGCAAAAAGTTATGACCAAGAACAGCAAATTTCTAAAATTAATCGACAATTTACAACAGAAGTTGCGGCTGCTTTAACAGCAGTCTTAAGTGGTTATGAACGTTATCAAATTGCAACATATACAGTGCAAGGAACTTATCAAATTGATGTTACGGTATATGATCAGAAAAAGGACCATTATGTATTAGGCATTATTTGTGATGATTTAACATATCCAATTGGGGTTGAACAAAAAGAATATGATTTTTATCGTCAAAAGTATTTGGTTGACCGCGGGTGAAAAATTGAAGCAATTTTACATAGTAATTGGTTATTTAAAAATTACCAAGCAGATATTATTAATAGGATTGTACAAAAAATTATTGGTAAATAG
- a CDS encoding IS3 family transposase (programmed frameshift) produces MGNKTSYSEEFKKKIVMLYKNGKSVINIGQEYNLPKPTIYSLVKNYNNSGSFKAKDNRTLEENEIITLRKELKDLKMENDIFKASRTDNGQKITIINNNKTKYSVRKICKILGLSKLTYYYQTNKCINKRVNNYEQEIISAFNKSRKIYGARKIKVILNRKDIILSRRKIRFFMIKNNLVSKYTKLKYHNHKTTVNNDQINNILNRQFNNKKLNEVIVSDLTYVKVGAKWHYICLLIDLFNREIIGYSAGSNKTAELVQQAFHKITRPLNQITLFHTDRGNEFKNKIIDEILITFNIKRSLSNKGCPYDNAVAETTYKTFKTEFIKGKKFKNLTQLKYELFDFVHWYNNIRIHGSLNYLSPVTFRKQMSI; encoded by the exons ATGGGAAATAAAACTTCATACTCTGAAGAATTTAAAAAAAAAATTGTCATGCTATATAAAAATGGTAAAAGTGTTATTAATATAGGGCAAGAATATAATTTACCAAAACCAACTATTTATAGTTTAGTTAAAAATTATAATAATTCTGGTTCATTTAAAGCAAAAGACAATCGCACACTAGAAGAAAATGAAATAATAACTTTACGAAAAGAACTTAAAGACTTGAAAATGGAAAATGACATTT TTAAAGCAAGCCGCACTGATAATGGCCAAAAAATAACAATAATTAATAACAACAAAACAAAATATTCAGTAAGAAAAATATGTAAGATTTTGGGTTTATCAAAATTAACGTATTATTATCAAACTAATAAATGTATTAACAAGCGAGTTAATAATTATGAACAAGAAATTATCAGTGCCTTTAATAAAAGTCGCAAAATTTATGGGGCTCGCAAAATTAAAGTTATTTTAAACAGAAAAGATATCATCTTATCGCGGCGAAAAATCAGATTCTTTATGATCAAAAATAATTTGGTTTCTAAATACACCAAATTAAAATATCATAATCATAAAACAACAGTCAATAATGACCAAATTAATAATATTTTAAATCGTCAATTTAACAACAAAAAACTTAATGAAGTTATTGTTAGTGATTTAACATATGTTAAAGTTGGCGCTAAATGACATTATATTTGTTTATTAATTGACTTGTTTAATCGTGAAATAATTGGTTATAGTGCTGGGTCGAATAAAACAGCCGAACTGGTCCAACAAGCTTTTCATAAAATAACACGACCATTAAATCAAATAACTCTATTTCATACTGATCGTGGTAATGAGTTTAAAAATAAAATCATTGATGAAATTTTAATAACTTTTAATATTAAAAGATCATTAAGCAATAAAGGCTGCCCTTATGATAATGCTGTGGCTGAAACAACTTACAAAACTTTTAAAACTGAATTTATTAAGGGTAAAAAATTTAAAAATTTAACACAATTAAAATACGAACTTTTTGATTTTGTGCATTGATATAACAATATTCGAATTCATGGCAGTTTAAATTATTTATCTCCAGTTACTTTTAGAAAACAAATGTCTATATAA
- a CDS encoding lipoprotein: protein MKKILSILGTITLIGTSTTSLVACNTLQEYTPEELAKLKQKNSKIINGNKLEWIAPQEKPFIIVENKYYFVVWRGNENNDWRIVKFKHFEQKEKVLDKYDKYELKTSHFGGDLFIYKNGFVSYDWNKDNGTYFKSVYRWNSDDEPNTDVENQLKSYLDL, encoded by the coding sequence ATGAAAAAAATATTAAGTATCTTAGGAACAATTACATTAATTGGAACAAGCACAACAAGTTTAGTTGCTTGTAATACACTACAAGAATATACACCAGAAGAATTAGCAAAATTAAAACAAAAAAATAGCAAAATTATAAATGGAAATAAGTTAGAATGAATAGCGCCACAAGAAAAACCTTTTATTATTGTTGAAAATAAATATTATTTTGTTGTATGACGAGGTAATGAAAATAATGATTGACGCATTGTTAAATTTAAACATTTTGAACAAAAAGAAAAAGTTTTAGATAAGTATGATAAATATGAACTTAAAACATCACATTTTGGTGGTGATTTATTTATTTATAAAAATGGATTTGTAAGTTATGATTGAAATAAAGATAATGGAACTTATTTTAAATCAGTTTATCGTTGAAATAGTGACGATGAACCAAATACAGATGTCGAAAATCAATTAAAAAGTTATTTAGATTTATAA
- a CDS encoding IS3 family transposase (programmed frameshift) → MLYKNGKSVINLGQEYNLPKPTIYSWVKNYNNSGLFKAKDNRTLEENEIITLRKKLKDLKMENDIFKASRTDNGQKITIINNNKTKYSVRKICNIFGLSKSTYYYQTNKCINKQVNNYEQEIISAFNKSRKIYGARKIKVILNRKYIILSRRKIRFFMIKNNLVSKYTKLKYHNHKTTVNNDQINNILNRQFNNKKPNEVIVSDLTYVQVGAKWHYICLLIDLFNREIIGYSAGPNKTAELVQQAFHKITRPLNQITLFHTDRGNEFKNKIIDEILITFNIKRSLSNKGCPYDNAVAETTYKTFKTEFIKGKKFKNLTQLKYELFDFVHWYNNIRIHGSLNYLSPVTFREQMSI, encoded by the exons ATGCTATATAAAAATGGTAAAAGTGTTATTAATCTAGGGCAAGAATATAATTTACCAAAACCAACTATTTATAGTTGAGTTAAAAATTATAATAATTCTGGTTTATTTAAAGCAAAAGACAATCGCACACTAGAAGAAAATGAAATAATAACTTTGCGAAAAAAACTTAAAGACTTGAAAATGGAAAATGACATTT TTAAAGCAAGCCGCACTGATAATGGCCAAAAAATAACAATAATTAATAACAATAAAACAAAATATTCAGTAAGAAAAATATGTAATATTTTTGGTTTATCAAAATCAACGTATTATTATCAAACTAATAAATGTATTAACAAGCAAGTTAATAATTATGAACAAGAAATTATCAGCGCCTTTAATAAAAGTCGCAAAATTTATGGGGCTCGCAAAATTAAAGTTATTTTAAACAGAAAATATATCATCTTATCGCGGCGAAAAATCAGATTCTTTATGATCAAAAATAATTTGGTTTCTAAATACACCAAATTAAAATATCATAATCATAAAACAACAGTCAATAATGACCAAATTAATAATATTTTAAATCGTCAATTTAACAACAAAAAACCTAATGAAGTTATTGTTAGTGATTTAACATATGTTCAAGTTGGCGCTAAATGACATTATATTTGTTTATTAATTGACTTGTTTAATCGCGAAATAATTGGTTATAGTGCTGGGCCGAATAAAACAGCCGAACTGGTCCAACAAGCTTTTCATAAAATAACACGACCATTAAATCAAATAACTCTATTTCATACTGATCGTGGTAATGAGTTTAAAAATAAAATCATTGATGAAATTTTAATAACTTTTAATATTAAAAGATCATTAAGCAATAAAGGCTGCCCTTATGATAATGCTGTGGCTGAAACAACTTACAAAACTTTTAAAACTGAATTTATTAAGGGTAAAAAATTTAAAAATTTAACACAATTAAAATACGAACTTTTTGATTTTGTGCATTGATATAACAATATTCGAATTCATGGCAGTTTAAATTATTTATCTCCAGTTACTTTTAGAGAACAAATGTCTATATAA
- a CDS encoding IS3 family transposase has product MKFARTTYYYQLKANNPKNNQNIDDAVISIFLKSRKNYGTHKIKVILAQQNIMLSRVKISNIMKKYNLISNYTKIKYKHSNTTDVTYKYNNLLNQVFDSYKLHEVVVSDLTYVFVSNKWYYVCFLVDLFNREIIGYMLVYTKMPN; this is encoded by the coding sequence ATGAAATTTGCTAGAACAACATATTACTATCAATTAAAAGCAAATAATCCCAAGAATAATCAAAACATTGATGATGCTGTTATCAGTATTTTTCTAAAAAGTCGCAAAAATTATGGAACACACAAAATTAAAGTTATATTAGCTCAGCAAAATATCATGTTATCTCGTGTAAAAATCAGCAACATAATGAAAAAATATAACTTAATTTCAAATTATACAAAAATCAAATACAAACATTCAAATACAACTGATGTTACATATAAATATAACAATTTGTTAAATCAAGTTTTTGATAGTTATAAACTACATGAAGTTGTTGTCAGTGATTTAACCTATGTTTTTGTTAGTAACAAATGATATTATGTCTGTTTCTTAGTTGATTTATTTAATCGAGAAATTATTGGTTATATGTTAGTTTACACAAAAATGCCAAATTAG
- a CDS encoding IS3 family transposase — MQKSYSKPGCPYDNAVAESTYKIFKTEFIKNNKFKNVEQFKLELFDYINWYNNIRIHSKINYLTPVQYRNYYST; from the coding sequence ATTCAAAAATCTTACAGTAAACCAGGTTGTCCTTATGACAATGCTGTTGCGGAATCAACATACAAAATTTTTAAAACTGAATTTATTAAAAATAATAAATTTAAAAACGTTGAGCAGTTTAAATTAGAATTATTTGATTACATTAATTGGTACAATAATATTCGAATTCATAGCAAAATAAATTATTTAACACCAGTGCAATACAGAAATTATTATTCTACATAA
- a CDS encoding transposase, translating to MIQISLLGKSSKMISHFIKTSPKTAWYNRQKIMKSKQLENTQLKFKTLNGQIQIDETFIKEIHKGNFKDKFDKRKIHLDSFSTNTKCCIKMAVDSNNNIYVKSTNTKLLQKQWIIENINKQLIKENSIIISDRQPLYLLVAKQTNSILLATKTSTNPDASYRKLNKISKLQSNFKESLIHYHGLGFTNIQNYLNLWKWKYQHKGLTPN from the coding sequence TTGATTCAAATTTCATTATTAGGCAAATCTAGTAAAATGATTTCCCACTTTATTAAAACATCACCGAAAACCGCTTGATATAATCGCCAAAAAATAATGAAATCAAAACAATTAGAAAACACCCAATTAAAATTTAAAACGTTAAATGGCCAAATTCAAATCGATGAAACATTTATTAAAGAAATCCACAAAGGTAATTTTAAAGATAAATTTGATAAAAGAAAAATTCATCTTGATTCATTTTCAACCAACACTAAATGTTGTATTAAAATGGCTGTTGATAGCAATAATAATATTTATGTTAAATCAACCAACACAAAACTATTACAAAAACAGTGAATTATTGAAAATATTAATAAACAATTAATCAAAGAAAATTCAATTATTATTTCTGACAGGCAACCATTATATTTATTAGTAGCAAAACAAACAAATTCTATTTTATTAGCAACTAAAACTAGTACAAATCCTGATGCTAGTTATCGGAAGTTAAATAAAATTAGTAAATTACAATCAAATTTTAAAGAATCCTTAATTCATTATCATGGCTTAGGTTTCACGAACATTCAAAATTATTTAAATCTCTGAAAATGAAAATACCAGCATAAAGGTTTAACGCCAAACTAA
- a CDS encoding dihydrofolate reductase, which translates to MIKLLWAMDENNLIGQNNQLPWHLREELQHFKETTLGQTILFGRLTYEGIGQPLPKRKTLILTRQLDYQINHPDAEVVTDLTAIINFYHQNPNEYIYICGGKKIYDATLPYADELIISYIKGKYQGDTYFPSFDLNQFTLIKSNEYQQFVIKYYKRKEQS; encoded by the coding sequence ATGATTAAGTTATTATGAGCAATGGATGAAAATAATTTAATTGGTCAAAATAACCAATTGCCATGACATTTAAGAGAAGAATTACAGCATTTTAAAGAAACAACATTAGGGCAAACAATTTTATTTGGTCGGTTAACTTATGAAGGAATTGGACAACCATTACCGAAACGAAAAACATTAATTTTAACAAGGCAGCTTGATTATCAAATTAATCATCCGGATGCGGAAGTAGTAACTGATTTAACAGCAATTATTAATTTTTATCATCAAAATCCAAACGAATATATTTATATTTGTGGGGGGAAAAAAATTTATGATGCAACATTACCATATGCTGATGAATTAATTATTAGTTATATTAAGGGAAAATATCAAGGCGATACTTATTTTCCTTCATTTGATTTAAACCAATTTACTTTAATTAAATCAAACGAATATCAGCAATTTGTAATAAAATATTATAAAAGAAAGGAACAAAGTTAA